In Melitaea cinxia chromosome 11, ilMelCinx1.1, whole genome shotgun sequence, a genomic segment contains:
- the LOC123658049 gene encoding uncharacterized protein LOC123658049 — translation MNFFDVNSNWKLDLKVLCKTYDDLCTCIQLLQKCHGVEVLLSMWVMFTSAVTMITVITNNETKYPWLEVIRGIQVYVWFAIACYVDDEIREEVDMTETLLIKNLIDFRCNIAKKEALQTFQLVLSSNRLQFKAYNLYRLNYATLLGTVVTVMTYSILINKAYYSV, via the exons ATGAATTTTTTCGATGTAAATTCGAATTGGAAATTAGATCTAAAAGTTTTATGTAAAACATACGACGATTTGTGCACTTGTATTCAACTTTTGCAAAAATGTCACGGTGTGGAG GTTCTTCTCTCAATGTGGGTAATGTTTACAAGCGCGGTTACAATGATTACtgtaattacaaataatgaG acCAAATACCCTTGGCTTGAGGTAATACGAGGCATCCAAGTTTATGTCTGGTTCGCAATAGCGTGTTATGTGGACGATGAAATAAGAGAGGAAGTTGATATGACGGAGACGcttcttattaaaaatttaatcgattTCAGATGCA atattGCGAAAAAGGAAGCCTTGCAGACATTTCAATTAGTCCTAAGCTCTAATCGGCTGCAATTCAAAGCTTATAATTTGTATCGTTTGAACTATGCCACACTTCTCGGGACGGTTGTAACCGTTATGACTTATAGC atattaataaataaagcatattattcggtg
- the LOC123658050 gene encoding extensin-like has product MRPVKSGAARASSKLVEVVAPTVSQPKNLPPNGPPHSGPPPYQGYPPQPGGPPGFTYMPTPVMMPIYPPEQINTQPAYIPEQINMQPGYPPPHMNTQPGYPPQQMNTQPGYPPQQMNMQPGYPPQQINMQPAYVYPPPPTPAPDPVVVVNDSEPQSNVIHWVPTEMKKAKKLKNEALVVGKEAWGGSPFWAIRSHHSGHLIPGKLVTKEKAAYIPYYGKELPVHNFEVLCAPSEAVHWLPATNGDIPTSAIIAGNTDTGEPLFLGRARHKGSMTPGKVQGSKGGIFIPYSGKEVFYDTYEVLCRMDGF; this is encoded by the exons ATGCGTCCAGTGAAGAGTGGCGCAGCTAGAGCAAGCAGCAAACTGGTCGAAGTGGTCGCACCTACAGTCTCGCAGCCTAAAA ATCTACCTCCAAATGGCCCTCCCCATAGTGGTCCTCCCCCTTATCAAGGTTATCCTCCTCAGCCAGGCGGGCCACCTGGATTTACCTACATGCCGACACCGGTCATGATGCCCATCTACCCTCCGGAACAAATTAATACGCAGCCAGCCTATATTCCGGAGCAAATCAACATGCAGCCAGGTTATCCTCCGCCACATATGAACACGCAGCCAGGTTATCCTCCGCAACAAATGAACACGCAGCCAGGCTATCCTCCGCAACAAATGAACATGCAGCCAGGCTATCCTCCGCAACAAATAAATATGCAACCAGCCTATGTTTATCCACCTCCACCTACACCAGCACCTGACCCCGTTGTTGTGGTTAATg ATTCTGAACCTCAATCTAATGTTATACATTGGGTTCCAACGGAAATGAAAAAGGCTAAAAAGCTAAAAAATGAGGCTCTTGTTGTTGGGAAAGAAGCGTGGGGTGGAAGTCCTTTTTGGGCTATCAGGTCTCACCATAGTGGGCATCTCATACCTGGCAAGTTGGTTACTAAAGAGAAAGCCGCGTATATACCATATTATGGTAAGGAATTACCTGTCCACAATTTCGAG GTTCTTTGTGCTCCGAGTGAGGCAGTCCATTGGTTACCCGCTACTAACGGTGACATACCAACAAGTGCTATAATCGCAGGAAACACTGACACTGGCGAACCTCTGTTTCTTGGTAGAGCACGCCATAAAGGATCTATGACCCCAGGCAAG GTTCAAGGTAGCAAAGGAGGTATATTTATTCCTTACTCTGGAAAAGAAGTATTCTACGATACTTACGAGGTTCTATGCAGAATGGATGGCTTTTAA